A segment of the Mogibacterium diversum genome:
GCTGCATTTGAGAAGGGATTGAGAGATTGATGTATAAAGCTGCAATTTTTGATATGGATGGAACTATTCTTGATACCATAACGGATCTCAAGGACAGCACCAATCATGCGCTTAAAGTAAACGGGCATAGATGTGATTACAATGTGAGAGACGCAGCAAGATTTTTTGGTAGCGGAGTAAAGGTTGCCATGGCTAGGGCGCTAGCGACTGAAGCTGGATACAGCGACGATGAGGTTGATCTCATAGGTGTCGAGACATCCTATGAGGGTGACGAAGCTGAGCTAGTAGCGGTAATTAACTCATTTGAGGAATGGTACCCTGATCATTGTGATGAGAAGACGAAGCCTTTTGAAGGCGTGATCGAAGCGATTAATTATTTGAGGAGTAAAGGGATAAGGACAGCAGTAGTGTCCAACAAGATGCATGAGGCTGCGGTGATTCTTGCTGATAGATACTTCCCCGGAATTTTCGAATATGTTCAGGGTGTAGATGACAAAATCAGGAGGAAGCCTAATCCAGACGCAACACTTAGGATACTTGAACTCATGGGTATTGACCAAGATGAGGCAGTGTATATAGGCGATACCGAGGTAGATATCAAAACTGCACATAATGCAGGGTTAAAATGCATAAGTGTCGATTGGGGATTTAGAAACAGAAAGTTTTTAGAGAGTGCTAGAGCTAACCTGATTTGCTCCGACATGGAGGCACTGGTTGCAGCTATTACTAAATAGCATATATTGCTGATAATTTATGGAGGAAAATGTGGGAGCGACTAAGCTGAATTGCACCGGAGAGTGTATGTTTGTCGTAAATAAAAAGGTGTCTAGAGCTAATTCGTTTAATTTTGTTTGCGACTATGTTCTCATTGGAGATGATAAGGGACCAATAGATGGAGCGCGAATCAACGCTAACGAACAGCTTTACGCAGTGTTATTTTACGAAAAGCGCTATTTTATATCTCTTATTGTAAAGAAGCCAACACCATATGCCATTTCTCTAGTGTTCCGGAATAGGGCGGATTACGATGATGTGCTTGCGCTGCTCGAAATGACTGCTAATGAAACTAGATTTAGCCGCCAGGATTTCAAGATTTCTAGCTATGCGAACAGGATTATTGATAAGCTTCGAGATGGAGTAGAGCTTGCTATTATGGATGCCGTCGATAAATCCAATGTCACGGTCTGTCCAGAGTGCGGTGTTGAGGTGCAACCTGGAGCTTTGTACTGCATGGAGTGCGGGGCTGAGCTCTAAATATAGAATCATATATGACGATACTAATCGTATATAAAATCTACACTGATGGGATATAGGAGTGCTGCGTAAGGTTTATAGAGAGGAGACTTAAGTGGATAAAGATACAATGATGATGGAGACTTGTCATGCTAGTGACACTAGAATTACTGAAGAAATCGATAAGGATATGAGTGATTTGGCTGAGCAGCTCCTAGAAGATTATAAGCAGGATCGTGACATCGATGCCATTAGAATGTATGAACTACCTGAGCAGAAAGCCATTAAGGAAATCATTCGTGAGCTGATGATGGTGCTTCTTCCAGGATATTATCGTGAGAAATCTTATCGAACTTATAGTGTAGATAAGAAAATTCTTGTCATTCTAGAAGATGTGATGTTCATGATGACTAAACAGATAGAAAAAGCCTTACTTCATAGACCAGAGTTTGAAGATGCATGCATAGCGATTAGGCAGGATGAGGCTAAGAAAATTGTAAAATTGTTTTTTAAGCAGATTCCTAAGATCAGAGAATTTCTTAATACTGATATAATTGCCACATATGACGGAGATCCTGCGGCAAACAGCAAGGATGAAATCGTTCTCGCGTACCCGGGGCTTTATGCTACAGCTATTTATAGGCTTGCTCATGAGCTTCATGAACTGGATGTTCCGCTAATTCCAAGGATTATGACTGAGTATGCGCACAGAAAAACCGGTGTGGATATCCATCCAGGAGCAACGATTGGAAAATACTTCTGTATGGACCATGCAACGGGCGTAGTAATAGGATCAACCTCCGTAATCGGCGAACACGTTAAGGTATATCAAGGGGTTACCATAGGTGCTCTTTCTACAAAGGCGGGTCAAAAGCTTCATGGAACAAAGAGGCATCCAACAATTGAGGACAATGTTACACTGTACTCTGGAGCATCCGTACTAGGTGGAAATACTGTAATCGGAGAGGGTGCTGTAATCGGAGGAAATGCATTCGTAACAAAGTCCGTAGATCCTCATACGACTGTAACAATTAAGACTCTTGAAATGGTTTATGACAAGCAGTCGCACAAGGCGGGGCAGGAGAAAGAACGTAAGCAGGACGAGTGGTTTTACGTGATTTAACCAGATTTATTTATAAGAGAAAATTTTTAGGAGGGAGCATGAGTAAGCAGCTGACACTTGGGATATTGGCACATGTTGATGCGGGTAAGACTACGCTCAGTGAAGCCATGCTCTATACCGCTGGAACAATAAGAAAACTAGGACGAGTCGACAATGGCGACTCGTTCTTCGACAATTATGAGGTTGAAAAAAATCGCGGGATTACTGTTTTCTCAAAGCAAGCGAGACTAAACTGGAATGATAGTCAAATCACCATACTCGATACACCTGGTCATGATGATTTTTCGGCTGAAATGGAGAGAGTTCTCGATGTAATAGACTATGCATTACTAGTTGTTAGTGGCGTAGATGGACCTCAAAGCCATACAGAGACAGTCTGGAGGCTACTCAGAACACGAAAAATTCCGACGTTTGTATTCATCAATAAGATGGATCTTGCTATCGCTGATAGGCACGAACAGATCAGCCGCATCAAGGGCAGACTTGGTGAAGGATTCGTCGATTTTAGTGTAGGTAATAACGACGAAGATTTTATAGATGGTGTAACATTTTATTCTCCGGAGCTTGCGGAGGATTTTTTGAACAATCTTAAATTGTCGGAAGAAGGTGTCCGAAGGGCAATCCGAGAGTGCCAGATATTTCCGTGCTTATTCGGATCAGCTCTCCACCAAGATGGGGTAGATAAATTGCTCGATGTAATATCGACATACACCTGCGGCTTTGATGAACTTAGAGGAGGAACCTCATCAGATGATAAAATGGGGGCGCTGGTCTATAAGATAGCCCGTGATCAAAGGGATGAGCGAATCTCATTTATACGAGTAATGCAAGGTGTACTTCACCTAAAGGATAACGTCGCAGTCAGAACTGAAAGCGGTGAACTACTGCATGAAAAGATCAATCAGATAAGAATTTACTCCGGTCAGAAATATACGATGGTAGATTCAGCATCTCCTGGCGATATATGCGCAATAACTGGTGTAAACTCATCAAGAGCAGGCGGGGGAATAGGAGCACTTGCGGAGGATGAGACGAGAAACGGGATAATTGAACCATACCTTTCTTATATAATCATTCCAGAAGAACGCGTGGAGCAAAACAAGTTTGTAGCGGATATGAGAGTGCTCGAAGAAGAAGACCCAAAGCTGCATATTTCCGTAGAGCAGGGTCTCCGTGGTGTTAATATCAGGCTTATGGGCGAGGTTCAGCAAGAGATTCTTGAAACTCAGATAATGAACAGGTTTGGATATAGAGTGCGCTTTGAGGCAGGAAATATAATCTATAAGGAGACTGTAATAGAGGCAGCTGAAGGCATTGGTCACTTCGAACCACTTAAGCATTATGCTGAAGTACATCTAATTATTAGACCAGGTGAGCGCGGAAGTGGTATCGTCACAGATAGCATTATTCCAGAGGATGTTTTAAGTAGAAATTGGCAAAATTTAATATTATCGCATCTAGATGAGAGGGTATTTCGTGGCGTGCTGATTGGAGCCCCGCTCACAGATGTGCGCATTACATTAGCTGCGGGAAAAGCTCATGAAAAACACACTGAAGGGGGAGATTTTAGGCAGGCCACTTATAGAGCGGTTAGAAATGGACTTCTGCGTGGTAATTGCCGGATACTAGAACCTTGGTTTAGCTTTGAGATAAAACTGCCTAGTGCTAATATTGGAATGGCTATGACCGATATAGGAAATGCTTCCGGGTCGTTTAGTGAGCCAATTATTGATGGTGATATGTCTACTTTGAAAGGGAAAGCGCCTGCAGTATCATTAATTGACTATCAGAGAAAGCTTACTTCTTACACAGGTGGTAGAGGGCATATTAGCTGCATGCTAATTGGATATGACTTTTGTCATAATGAATCAGAAGTTATTGAGGAGTCCAAGTACGAACAAGATAAGGATGAAACAGAAACAGGAGATTCAATATTCTGTTATCACGGGGCTGGGAGGACTGTCAAATGGGATGAGGTTCAAGACTATATGCATCTGCCCTTTGTTCTCGAGGAAGAAAAGGATTCTGGTTTAAGCGAAGATTCCGCTAGAGCTGAAACAATGGCGGCTGGCCGCAAACTAGCGAGCGATGCAGAGCTGCTGGCGATATTTGAGAGGACGTACGGAAAAATTTCAAATGGAACTCTAGTAAAGCATAAGACAAAACCGAAAGAGTCCGAATATCGAGCTATGGAGCAGCAGAAGCGTTCACTTCATAGACTTGAAAGAATTGGAAAGCCAGATACTCACTTCGTTATAGATGGCTATAACCTTATAAATGCTGATGAGCATATGAAAGAACTTTCTAAGGCTGATATTGGGGCGGCCAGGGATCATCTGATAAATATTCTTGCGAATTATCGCGGATATCTAGGATGCAAGATGACTATCGTCTTTGATGCGTACAGAGTGCCATACAGCTTTGGAAGAAAATATAAAGTAAGTGATACCGAAGTCGTGTATACTAAGGAAAATGAGACAGCAGATGCATATATCGCTGAGCTTACAAAAGAGATTGGTAAGCGAGAAAGTATTACGGTGGTATCATCTGATGCACTAGTTCAAGAGATGTCGCTAGGACACGGCGCTCTCAGGATATCATCTCGGGAATTCCTTCTTGATATCGAAACAGCTCTGCAGGAGATTAGGGAGTTCC
Coding sequences within it:
- a CDS encoding translation factor GTPase family protein — encoded protein: MSKQLTLGILAHVDAGKTTLSEAMLYTAGTIRKLGRVDNGDSFFDNYEVEKNRGITVFSKQARLNWNDSQITILDTPGHDDFSAEMERVLDVIDYALLVVSGVDGPQSHTETVWRLLRTRKIPTFVFINKMDLAIADRHEQISRIKGRLGEGFVDFSVGNNDEDFIDGVTFYSPELAEDFLNNLKLSEEGVRRAIRECQIFPCLFGSALHQDGVDKLLDVISTYTCGFDELRGGTSSDDKMGALVYKIARDQRDERISFIRVMQGVLHLKDNVAVRTESGELLHEKINQIRIYSGQKYTMVDSASPGDICAITGVNSSRAGGGIGALAEDETRNGIIEPYLSYIIIPEERVEQNKFVADMRVLEEEDPKLHISVEQGLRGVNIRLMGEVQQEILETQIMNRFGYRVRFEAGNIIYKETVIEAAEGIGHFEPLKHYAEVHLIIRPGERGSGIVTDSIIPEDVLSRNWQNLILSHLDERVFRGVLIGAPLTDVRITLAAGKAHEKHTEGGDFRQATYRAVRNGLLRGNCRILEPWFSFEIKLPSANIGMAMTDIGNASGSFSEPIIDGDMSTLKGKAPAVSLIDYQRKLTSYTGGRGHISCMLIGYDFCHNESEVIEESKYEQDKDETETGDSIFCYHGAGRTVKWDEVQDYMHLPFVLEEEKDSGLSEDSARAETMAAGRKLASDAELLAIFERTYGKISNGTLVKHKTKPKESEYRAMEQQKRSLHRLERIGKPDTHFVIDGYNLINADEHMKELSKADIGAARDHLINILANYRGYLGCKMTIVFDAYRVPYSFGRKYKVSDTEVVYTKENETADAYIAELTKEIGKRESITVVSSDALVQEMSLGHGALRISSREFLLDIETALQEIREFLDENR
- a CDS encoding zinc ribbon domain-containing protein, yielding MGATKLNCTGECMFVVNKKVSRANSFNFVCDYVLIGDDKGPIDGARINANEQLYAVLFYEKRYFISLIVKKPTPYAISLVFRNRADYDDVLALLEMTANETRFSRQDFKISSYANRIIDKLRDGVELAIMDAVDKSNVTVCPECGVEVQPGALYCMECGAEL
- a CDS encoding HAD family hydrolase — protein: MYKAAIFDMDGTILDTITDLKDSTNHALKVNGHRCDYNVRDAARFFGSGVKVAMARALATEAGYSDDEVDLIGVETSYEGDEAELVAVINSFEEWYPDHCDEKTKPFEGVIEAINYLRSKGIRTAVVSNKMHEAAVILADRYFPGIFEYVQGVDDKIRRKPNPDATLRILELMGIDQDEAVYIGDTEVDIKTAHNAGLKCISVDWGFRNRKFLESARANLICSDMEALVAAITK
- a CDS encoding serine O-acetyltransferase is translated as MDKDTMMMETCHASDTRITEEIDKDMSDLAEQLLEDYKQDRDIDAIRMYELPEQKAIKEIIRELMMVLLPGYYREKSYRTYSVDKKILVILEDVMFMMTKQIEKALLHRPEFEDACIAIRQDEAKKIVKLFFKQIPKIREFLNTDIIATYDGDPAANSKDEIVLAYPGLYATAIYRLAHELHELDVPLIPRIMTEYAHRKTGVDIHPGATIGKYFCMDHATGVVIGSTSVIGEHVKVYQGVTIGALSTKAGQKLHGTKRHPTIEDNVTLYSGASVLGGNTVIGEGAVIGGNAFVTKSVDPHTTVTIKTLEMVYDKQSHKAGQEKERKQDEWFYVI